CAAGGCGGCCTTGCGCGGCGAAGCGCCGAGACCGCCCCAACATTCTACCCTGTGCCAAAGGCGCCAAAAACGCCTAATATATCAGCGCTCGGTTCAGACTCACAACCAAGTGAAATGCCATGCAGGTTTTTGAGGAAGCATCTGCCAATCGAAGGTTGGGCGCGCGCCTGGCCTTTTGGGGGCTCACGGGCCGGAACCGAGCAGGCTTGGACGGTCCTGCTCTCGCGCGCTCGCGACTTGGATCTCGGCGGCTGATCACTTGGGTGCTGGTGTTGGTGACTTGCCTCAGCCCGGTGCAGAGCTTCTCCGCCTCGGTCGATCTGAGTGCCGAGGTTTCGCGCTTGGCCAATGCGCATGGATTTCGCGTTGATGGCAGTGAGCACTTGGAGGAAAGCCGCGGGCGGCAGATTGAAGGGCCGCTCTATCAACAACTGCGGGCGCTTCTGGAAGGCTTCGATCACATCATCATCCAAGGTCCCGGCGGGGGCGTGGAGCGTTTGTTGATTATGGGGCCAAAAGGCGCTGTTCCGGCCGCGATGCCGACGCAGCTCCATGCGCCGCTCGTCCCGGCGCAGTTGGGTGATATTGCGTTGCCAACGCGCCGGCAGGGTAACCAGCATCTGGTCAGTGTCGAGCTCGAAGGGGCGGGTGCCAGGCGCTTGTCGGCGGAACTCTTGATTGATACCGGTGCGGATGCGCTGGTGCTGCCTGCATCCATGGTCACACAACTCGGGCTCGGTGCCACTGGTTTAACCACACGAGAGGTGCAAACCGCAAATGGCCGGGTGCAGGCGCGCTACGGGCGTCTGCCAGCCGTGTGGCTTAACGGAAGGCGGATTGCCGATGTGGCTGTGGCCTTCCTGGACGATAGCCGCCTTGGCCGCAACGGTCTGCTCGGCATGAGCGTGCTCGGGCGCTTCCGCGTGACGATCGATGATCATGCCGAGCAAGTGGTGCTGCAGCCACGCTGACCCACCATAAAGTCAGTTCTTACCGGAGCACACAGGCGCGATATAGCTGCCCCGTCGTGGCAATG
Above is a genomic segment from Thiorhodovibrio litoralis containing:
- a CDS encoding retropepsin-like aspartic protease family protein gives rise to the protein MDGPALARSRLGSRRLITWVLVLVTCLSPVQSFSASVDLSAEVSRLANAHGFRVDGSEHLEESRGRQIEGPLYQQLRALLEGFDHIIIQGPGGGVERLLIMGPKGAVPAAMPTQLHAPLVPAQLGDIALPTRRQGNQHLVSVELEGAGARRLSAELLIDTGADALVLPASMVTQLGLGATGLTTREVQTANGRVQARYGRLPAVWLNGRRIADVAVAFLDDSRLGRNGLLGMSVLGRFRVTIDDHAEQVVLQPR